From a single Aspergillus puulaauensis MK2 DNA, chromosome 2, nearly complete sequence genomic region:
- a CDS encoding TMEM53 family protein (COG:S;~EggNog:ENOG410PKAN;~InterPro:IPR029058,IPR008547;~PFAM:PF05705;~TransMembrane:1 (o200-222i)), translated as MTKRQRYLNLKTPEVQPDNKYSQKTTTERGMATTPYFPGFTAISDQIFVREGLQAETTRPNQPEVLIIFAWGDAQPRNVTKYADGFRALYPQSKQIAVLSPIYKALWRSMPQRAEAMKPILDAVFPSKNPAEHTGSVLVHVMSNTGGIAYAATLHAYRNTYGRPFPHRLVTLDSTPGSTDLTLANMRRLSLAMALGTASWFPWPFALTQGLWGVFLCVMNVIERILGRKSAGVESVKAIGNAELSTKEARRLYLYGKGDRIILWTDIERHVAEARGEGWKSDCRLFEGSGHVEHMRKSPVEYWKAIQESWEEAVRKSEAEYQP; from the coding sequence ATGACAAAGAGACAAAGATATCTCAATTTAAAGACCCCAGAAGTCCAACCTGACAACAAATATTCACAAAAAACAACGACAGAGAGAGGAATGGCAACAACACCATACTTCCCCGGCTTCACCGCCATCTCAGACCAGATCTTCGTCCGCGAAGGCCTACAAGCAGAAACAACGCGCCCAAACCAGCCAGAAGTGCTCATAATCTTCGCCTGGGGCGACGCACAGCCCAGGAACGTCACAAAGTACGCCGACGGGTTCCGCGCCCTCTACCCGCAATCGAAACAGATTGCTGTCCTGTCTCCAATCTACAAGGCGCTATGGCGGAGTATGCCGCAGCGCGCCGAGGCCATGAAGCCCATTCTGGACGCGGTGTTTCCTTCGAAGAACCCGGCTGAACATACCGGCTCGGTGCTTGTTCATGTTATGTCTAATACTGGCGGTATTGCGTATGCTGCGACGTTGCATGCGTATAGGAATACATATGGCCGGCCATTCCCGCATCGGCTGGTCACGCTGGATTCCACGCCCGGAAGCACGGATCTGACGCTCGCGAATATGCGCCGCTTGTCGCTGGCCATGGCGCTGGGGACGGCGTCGTGGTTCCCGTGGCCGTTTGCGCTGACGCAGGGACTGTGGGGGGTTTTCCTGTGTGTGATGAATGTTATTGAGAGGATCCTGGGACGGAAGAGTGCGGGGGTTGAGAGTGTCAAGGCGATTGGGAACGCTGAGCTGTCTACAAAGGAGGCAAGGAGGCTGTATCTGTATGGGAAGGGGGACCGGATTATCCTGTGGACGGATATCGAGCGCCATGTGGCGGAGGCCAGGGGGGAGGGGTGGAAATCTGATTGTCGCCTCTTTGAAGGGAGTGGGCATGTTGAGCATATGCGCAAGAGTCCAGTTGAGTATTGGAAGGCCATCCAGGAGTCGTGGGAGGAGGCAGTTCGGAAGAGTGAGGCGGAATATCAGCCCTAA
- a CDS encoding ankyrin repeat domain-containing protein (COG:M;~EggNog:ENOG410PFE8;~InterPro:IPR002110,IPR020683,IPR036770;~PFAM:PF12796,PF00023,PF13637,PF13606;~go_function: GO:0005515 - protein binding [Evidence IEA]), whose protein sequence is MLQEYGAGPNVQGAKGPTPLRLALESKDLNSDIIRFLLGAGASLDILLRKWWDFENFWPSWGQFPISMETLHIFLHAAASQSILSHLPRPFICLAAIVGDAEILRSTLSLCKKDGHANQQENKDAVTGGHTEIVELLLTHNIDVNEMSSFTGKTALHFAASGGHEDITRLLLEAGADVHKADNEIKTPLCQAVKEVNNLTSRQIIDRCRSGEAEITAEWFRRLFEPRIQAIWTLVEYGGELSEEWFVPRTLFAGDDTRARLQYLERGAAGLDISYAVPAHCGTDTDGMVDAGKEGIAGSSDYLDACWV, encoded by the exons ATGTTGCAAGAGTATGGAGCGGGCCCGAACGTCCAAGGTGCCAAGGGGCCGACACCTCTGAGGTTGGCACTGGAGAGCAAAGATCTGAATTCGGATATAATAAGATTCCTTCTCGGGGCGGGTGCCTCTCTGGATATTCTCCTTCGGAAATGGTGGGATTTTGAGAACTTCTGGCCATCTTGGGGACAATTCCCAATCAGTATGGAAACGCTTCACATATTCCTACACGCAGCGGCCAGCCAATCTATTTTATCACATCTTCCACGTCCTTTCATTTGTCTCGCAGCCATCGTGGGAGACGCCGAGATACTGAGGTCAACCTTGTCTCTGTGCAAGAAGGATGGCCACGCGAACCAGCAGGAGAATAAGG ATGCTGTTACTGGCGGCCATACAGAGATCGTGGAGTTGCTTCTAACACATAATATCGACGTAAATGAGATGAGTAGCTTTACTGGCAAAACCGCTCTACACTTCGCAGCGTCTGGTGGACATGAAGATATAACGCGTCTCCTTCTAGAAGCAGGCGCGGATGTGCACAAGGCCGACAACGAAATAAAAACCCCGCTCTGCCAGGCCGTTAAGGAGGTAAATAATTTAACTTCGAGGCAAATAATTGACCGCTGCAGAAGCGGAGAGGCAGAGATAACAGCTGAGTGGTTTCGACGGCTCTTCGAGCCCCGAATCCAGGCTATCTGGACACTGGTGGAATACGGTGGTGAGTTGAGCGAGGAATGGTTTGTGCCGCGCACGCTGTTTGCTGGGGACGATACTCGCGCGCGGCTGCAGTACCTTGAGAGAGGCGCTGCAGGTCTGGATATATCGTACGCTGTTCCTGCGCACTGTGGAACAGATACAGATGGAATGGTCGATGCCGGAAAAGAGGGAATTGCGGGCAGTTCTGACTATCTTGATGCTTGCTGGGTGTGA